Proteins encoded by one window of Chryseobacterium foetidum:
- a CDS encoding aspartate aminotransferase family protein: MQKEFFKYQAQTTQFAAGFEVEKAVGSYIYGTDGRKYLDFVAGVSANTLGHSHPKIVSAIKDQAEKYLHVMVYGEYAQEKPVALCQLLAESVPDPLQVTYLVNSGAEAIDGALKLAKRYTGREEIISMKDAYHGNTHGALSVAGNEYHKREFRPLLPMVNFIEFNNEADFSKITEKTACVIAETIQGAAGFLMPLENYFGNLKKRCEEVGALLILDEIQPGFGRTGKLFAFEHYGIVPDILVMGKGMGGGVPVGAFMSSSEIMETLSHSPKLGHITTFGGNPLIAASSHATLKEVLESGVMNETDAKEKLYRELLVHPKIKNINGKGLMLAVNLGSPDFTLHIAKKCMEKGLIVFWQLYRNEYMRISPPLTISEDEIRKGCAVILEALNEN, translated from the coding sequence ATGCAAAAGGAATTTTTTAAATATCAGGCACAGACGACGCAGTTTGCCGCAGGTTTTGAAGTTGAAAAAGCAGTGGGAAGTTATATTTATGGAACTGACGGCAGAAAATATCTTGATTTTGTTGCCGGAGTTTCTGCCAATACTTTGGGTCACTCTCATCCGAAAATTGTCAGTGCCATTAAGGACCAGGCAGAAAAATACCTTCACGTGATGGTTTACGGCGAATATGCTCAGGAAAAACCGGTTGCACTTTGCCAGCTTTTGGCAGAATCAGTTCCCGATCCTTTGCAAGTTACTTATTTGGTTAATAGCGGGGCAGAAGCCATTGACGGCGCTTTAAAATTAGCCAAAAGATATACCGGAAGAGAAGAGATTATTTCGATGAAAGATGCTTACCATGGCAATACCCACGGTGCACTTTCAGTAGCAGGAAATGAATATCACAAAAGGGAATTCCGTCCGTTGTTGCCGATGGTAAACTTTATAGAATTTAATAATGAAGCAGACTTTTCAAAAATTACTGAGAAAACAGCCTGTGTTATTGCTGAAACCATTCAGGGTGCAGCGGGATTTTTGATGCCTTTAGAGAATTACTTTGGAAATCTTAAAAAACGTTGTGAAGAAGTGGGTGCTCTTTTAATTTTAGATGAAATTCAGCCTGGCTTTGGACGAACGGGAAAATTGTTTGCTTTCGAACATTACGGAATCGTTCCGGATATTCTGGTAATGGGAAAAGGGATGGGCGGCGGCGTTCCGGTGGGCGCATTTATGAGTTCCAGTGAAATTATGGAAACCCTTTCGCATTCGCCGAAATTGGGTCATATCACAACTTTCGGGGGAAATCCTCTGATTGCAGCTTCAAGTCATGCCACTTTAAAAGAAGTTTTGGAAAGCGGAGTGATGAATGAGACTGATGCTAAAGAAAAACTTTATAGAGAACTTCTGGTTCATCCTAAAATTAAAAATATCAACGGAAAAGGTCTGATGCTCGCTGTGAATTTAGGCTCACCCGATTTCACACTTCATATTGCCAAAAAATGTATGGAAAAAGGTCTTATTGTTTTCTGGCAGCTTTATCGCAATGAATACATGAGAATTTCTCCGCCACTCACGATTTCTGAAGATGAAATCCGCAAAGGTTGTGCTGTAATTCTGGAGGCTTTAAATGAAAATTAA
- a CDS encoding START-like domain-containing protein, whose product MAKNKVHYEFPMHCLSEILYEYLATAEGLSEWFAEDVVEKGDDFFFSWGGGPAEKATLIRYKPEGFVRFRWEEDEGTKNFFEMTITIDDITEDLALNITDFCEEGDEEENAMYWENLIENLRIKLGAA is encoded by the coding sequence ATGGCGAAAAATAAAGTCCATTATGAGTTTCCAATGCACTGTCTGTCAGAGATTTTATACGAATATTTGGCTACAGCAGAGGGTTTGTCAGAATGGTTTGCAGAGGATGTTGTGGAGAAAGGAGACGATTTCTTTTTCAGCTGGGGCGGCGGTCCTGCTGAGAAGGCTACATTAATCAGATATAAGCCTGAAGGTTTTGTGCGTTTCAGATGGGAAGAAGATGAAGGGACCAAAAATTTCTTTGAAATGACCATTACAATTGATGATATTACAGAAGATTTAGCCTTGAATATCACCGATTTCTGCGAGGAAGGTGATGAAGAGGAAAACGCAATGTACTGGGAAAATCTGATTGAAAACCTCAGAATAAAATTAGGTGCTGCCTAA
- a CDS encoding aminotransferase class IV — translation MKNYIFTSGTVEEANRAFTMGDAVKVSFFIRNSKLIMDEECYFFLMASMRKMRLNIPLSYTLEFFQNLFNTEVIQGKSVSNGIINFLAFRNNDGITLSKSSVSYFYEVSEVNDVLDIHQRALELDLIKEINVNTNLLSNIRVHSPENIYGSIYAEENDLDDVIFLNPNKRIARTTLGNLLFLEEDTIKIPKHTEGAYISPLLENFVTFLDKNKLATIQESELIAFESQKAEEILLISDEKGIFSVGKIRNKTFTNSGFRELVNQWKAGF, via the coding sequence TTGAAAAATTATATTTTTACTTCCGGAACTGTGGAAGAAGCCAACAGAGCTTTTACGATGGGTGATGCCGTGAAAGTTTCCTTTTTTATCAGAAATTCAAAACTGATCATGGACGAAGAATGCTATTTCTTTTTAATGGCATCCATGCGGAAAATGCGTCTTAATATTCCTTTAAGCTACACTTTGGAGTTTTTTCAGAATCTTTTCAATACCGAAGTCATTCAGGGGAAATCTGTATCCAATGGAATCATCAACTTTTTGGCTTTCAGAAATAATGATGGAATAACGCTTTCAAAATCTTCTGTTTCTTATTTTTACGAAGTTTCCGAAGTGAATGATGTTTTAGATATTCATCAACGGGCTTTAGAATTGGATTTAATTAAAGAAATCAACGTCAATACCAATCTTTTAAGCAATATCAGGGTTCATTCGCCGGAAAATATTTATGGGAGCATTTATGCCGAAGAAAATGATCTGGATGATGTAATTTTCCTTAATCCAAACAAAAGAATTGCCCGCACCACGTTGGGAAATCTTCTCTTTCTGGAGGAAGACACCATTAAAATTCCGAAACATACGGAAGGTGCTTACATTTCGCCTTTGCTGGAGAATTTTGTGACCTTTTTGGATAAAAATAAACTTGCAACGATTCAGGAAAGTGAATTGATTGCCTTCGAATCTCAAAAAGCTGAAGAAATTCTCTTGATTTCTGATGAAAAGGGAATTTTTTCAGTAGGGAAAATCCGCAATAAAACCTTTACCAATTCAGGATTTAGGGAACTGGTAAATCAGTGGAAAGCAGGTTTCTAA
- a CDS encoding N-acetylmuramoyl-L-alanine amidase family protein: protein MKALKLFGCALFAASFLSFTPLNKKIIVIDAGHGGDDFGAKHSGFSEKEIVLKIAREIKSRNNSDSDYEVVLTRDSDLNSSLSERTDKINELNPAAVISLHVNSSPKPESDRQGTEIYTQSSEESKNLAKIISKNLGECRIEEKNLHILKQSKSPAVLVELGFINSTKDRKYLTSEEGQKEVAAKFEKIFSEL from the coding sequence ATGAAAGCACTTAAACTTTTTGGCTGCGCTCTTTTTGCAGCATCTTTTTTATCTTTTACCCCATTAAACAAGAAAATAATTGTGATCGATGCCGGTCATGGCGGTGATGATTTCGGAGCTAAACACAGCGGTTTTTCTGAGAAAGAAATTGTACTTAAGATTGCCCGTGAGATTAAAAGCCGAAACAACAGTGATTCTGATTATGAAGTTGTTTTAACGAGAGATTCAGATTTAAATTCCTCCCTAAGCGAGCGTACGGATAAAATCAACGAACTGAATCCTGCAGCTGTAATTTCTCTTCATGTCAACAGCAGCCCAAAACCTGAGTCTGACAGGCAAGGAACTGAAATTTACACTCAATCTTCGGAAGAATCAAAAAATTTAGCAAAAATTATCTCAAAAAATCTAGGCGAATGTAGAATTGAAGAAAAAAATCTTCATATCTTAAAACAGTCAAAATCTCCTGCGGTTTTGGTTGAACTAGGCTTCATTAACAGTACAAAAGACAGAAAATATCTTACAAGCGAAGAAGGGCAAAAAGAAGTTGCAGCTAAGTTTGAGAAGATTTTCAGCGAGTTATAG
- a CDS encoding YqgE/AlgH family protein encodes MHYSYKGKILISTPDISGDIFSRSVVLIIDHDQNGSFGLILNKKNSKISTRFKSLFEFKIDVYDGGPVENDKVFFIIKGEKITDSYSEINSEFYLTENVEEVINAVMTNRLSVNDLKIFSGYSGWMAGQLEDEISRKVWTVVDVYNLDYTLPNDQTLWKSIMQNLGGEFLLWANSPEDISMN; translated from the coding sequence ATGCATTACTCGTACAAAGGTAAAATATTAATCTCTACACCTGATATCTCGGGTGATATTTTTTCGAGGTCTGTGGTTCTCATAATTGATCATGATCAGAATGGAAGTTTCGGGCTTATTCTCAATAAAAAAAACTCCAAAATAAGCACACGGTTTAAGAGCCTTTTTGAATTTAAAATCGATGTTTACGATGGCGGACCTGTTGAAAACGACAAAGTTTTTTTCATTATAAAAGGTGAAAAAATTACTGATAGTTATTCTGAAATCAACAGTGAATTTTATCTGACGGAAAATGTAGAGGAAGTAATTAATGCCGTGATGACCAACAGACTGAGTGTAAATGATCTGAAAATATTTTCAGGATATTCCGGATGGATGGCAGGCCAGCTGGAGGACGAGATTTCACGGAAGGTATGGACTGTGGTGGACGTCTACAATCTAGATTACACGCTTCCAAATGATCAGACTTTATGGAAATCAATCATGCAGAATCTGGGTGGCGAATTTCTGCTTTGGGCCAATTCACCTGAAGACATTTCAATGAATTAG
- the pdxH gene encoding pyridoxamine 5'-phosphate oxidase, which produces MENLHDKRKVYEKLQLIENEIKQNPFEQFRDWFLEATENPAVSESNAMAVSTVEDDGCPRTRMVLLKSYSHDGFVFFTNYDSRKGKSIEKTHKACLHFFWPSLERQIIIKADLERIAENLSDGYFHSRPKGSQLGAVVSPQSEKIPNREFLEDKLKNLEQEFENKEISRPQNWGGYIAKPYEIEFWQGRPNRLHDRIIYELGDLDWEISRLAP; this is translated from the coding sequence ATGGAAAATCTGCACGATAAGAGAAAAGTTTACGAAAAATTACAACTTATTGAAAATGAGATTAAACAAAATCCTTTCGAGCAGTTCAGAGACTGGTTTTTGGAAGCTACTGAGAATCCTGCGGTATCAGAATCCAACGCAATGGCCGTGTCTACAGTAGAAGATGACGGTTGCCCGCGCACCAGAATGGTTTTATTGAAATCTTACAGTCATGATGGATTTGTATTTTTCACCAATTATGACAGCCGCAAAGGAAAGTCTATTGAAAAAACGCATAAAGCCTGTCTTCATTTTTTTTGGCCATCACTGGAAAGGCAGATCATCATCAAAGCAGATTTGGAAAGAATTGCTGAGAATTTAAGCGACGGATATTTTCATTCCAGACCAAAAGGAAGTCAGCTGGGAGCGGTGGTTTCGCCTCAGAGCGAAAAAATTCCGAACAGAGAATTTCTTGAAGATAAACTTAAAAATCTGGAGCAGGAATTTGAAAATAAAGAAATATCAAGACCGCAAAACTGGGGTGGCTACATTGCAAAACCTTACGAAATTGAATTCTGGCAGGGAAGACCTAACCGATTGCACGATAGGATTATATACGAGTTGGGAGACTTGGATTGGGAGATTTCACGTTTAGCGCCATAA
- a CDS encoding HU family DNA-binding protein: MNKSELIDAIAKDAGITKVAAKAALESFMTNVTSTLQQKDGKISLVGFGTFSVAERAARQGINPATKMPIKIAAKKVAKFKAGAELATAVAGASDKKKKK, encoded by the coding sequence ATGAACAAGTCTGAATTAATCGACGCAATTGCAAAAGATGCAGGAATTACTAAAGTTGCAGCAAAAGCTGCTCTAGAATCTTTTATGACCAATGTAACTTCTACTTTACAGCAGAAAGACGGAAAAATCTCATTGGTAGGTTTCGGTACTTTTTCTGTAGCTGAAAGAGCTGCAAGACAGGGGATTAACCCTGCTACTAAGATGCCAATTAAAATCGCTGCCAAGAAAGTAGCTAAATTTAAGGCTGGCGCTGAACTGGCTACTGCTGTTGCAGGTGCAAGTGATAAGAAGAAAAAGAAATAA
- the panD gene encoding aspartate 1-decarboxylase, translated as MFIEVFKSKIHRVRVTASDLNYIGSITIDEDLIDAAGLVVGERVYIVNVNNGERFDTYVIKGKRKSGEVCLNGPAARKVQRDDIIIIIAYAQMSPEEARDFQPKIVFPDEKTNLLT; from the coding sequence ATGTTTATAGAAGTTTTCAAATCTAAAATTCACAGGGTAAGAGTTACGGCTTCAGACCTTAATTATATAGGAAGTATTACCATAGATGAAGATCTGATTGATGCTGCAGGTTTGGTAGTTGGAGAAAGGGTTTACATCGTGAATGTAAACAACGGTGAGCGTTTCGACACTTACGTTATCAAAGGAAAAAGAAAATCCGGCGAAGTTTGTCTGAACGGTCCTGCGGCAAGAAAAGTGCAGCGTGACGATATCATCATCATCATTGCTTATGCTCAGATGAGCCCTGAAGAAGCCAGAGATTTCCAGCCAAAAATTGTTTTCCCTGACGAAAAAACCAATCTTCTTACCTAA
- a CDS encoding lysylphosphatidylglycerol synthase transmembrane domain-containing protein, which translates to MEEKKKSPLKSFLTILISLAFAAFFLWYATKGLDFKVIQKSLSKANYWWVAFAGVFGLLAYWFRAVRWNLLLEPMGHKISSSNALWSISFGYLMNLTIPRSGEVARATALYGVEKVPVSKSVGTIILERVIDLVCMMGFLLLTVIFKFDTIISFYDYVTAKKETTTEKQVPSGFEEFLMKIGIQDFAFFYMTVKIFVAILLVAVVVYLITFKKAQLINFAKGIWEGIASISKLEKKGQFIFYTLAIWISYYFAAYLVCFALPETSDFTFADGFFIIVVGTLGMIVPASGGIGAFNLAMKYGFMTLFLAMGKNGDAGGELGITYSFISLPLQLFLMLIMGGISVIMLARERSRVVESSHI; encoded by the coding sequence ATGGAAGAGAAGAAAAAAAGTCCCCTAAAAAGTTTTTTAACGATCCTTATTTCATTGGCTTTTGCAGCTTTCTTTTTGTGGTATGCTACAAAAGGACTTGATTTTAAGGTTATTCAAAAATCCTTATCCAAAGCAAATTATTGGTGGGTGGCTTTCGCAGGTGTTTTCGGTTTGTTAGCTTATTGGTTTCGTGCCGTTCGTTGGAATCTTCTGTTGGAACCGATGGGTCACAAAATCTCCAGTTCAAACGCTTTGTGGAGTATCTCTTTCGGATATCTGATGAATCTTACCATCCCAAGAAGTGGTGAAGTGGCTCGTGCTACGGCTTTGTATGGGGTTGAAAAAGTTCCTGTAAGCAAATCTGTCGGCACTATTATTTTGGAAAGAGTGATAGATCTTGTCTGTATGATGGGTTTCCTTCTTTTAACGGTAATTTTTAAATTTGACACCATTATTTCTTTTTATGATTATGTCACTGCTAAAAAAGAAACAACTACAGAAAAACAGGTTCCCAGCGGTTTTGAAGAGTTTTTGATGAAGATTGGGATACAGGATTTTGCATTCTTCTACATGACCGTCAAGATTTTTGTGGCTATACTGCTTGTAGCTGTTGTGGTCTATTTGATTACATTTAAAAAAGCACAGCTCATTAATTTTGCCAAAGGGATTTGGGAGGGTATTGCTTCCATCTCAAAACTGGAGAAGAAGGGACAATTTATTTTTTATACACTTGCCATTTGGATTTCATATTACTTTGCGGCATATTTAGTTTGTTTTGCGCTTCCCGAAACGTCAGATTTTACTTTTGCAGACGGCTTTTTCATTATTGTTGTCGGTACTTTAGGAATGATCGTTCCTGCCAGCGGAGGCATCGGAGCTTTCAATCTTGCCATGAAATATGGTTTTATGACCCTTTTTCTTGCCATGGGCAAAAATGGCGATGCTGGCGGTGAACTTGGGATTACTTACTCATTTATTTCTTTGCCATTGCAGTTATTTCTGATGCTTATTATGGGCGGAATCTCTGTAATCATGCTGGCAAGAGAACGAAGCAGGGTAGTGGAATCTTCGCACATTTAG
- a CDS encoding UDP-N-acetylmuramate--L-alanine ligase — MKTHFIAIGGSAMHNLAIALKDKGYQVTGSDDAIFEPSRSRLENKNILPEELGWFPEKISSDIDAVILGMHAHNDNPELAKAKELGLKIYSYPEFLYEQAKNKTRVVIAGSHGKTTITSMILHVLNFHQKDVDYMVGAQLEGFDCMVKLTEDNDFMVLEGDEYLSSPIDLRSKFLLYQPNIALLSGIAWDHINVFKTFDDYIEQFRKFVASITPGGVLVYNEEDAEVVKVVENAENYFRKMPYRTPEYEISNGKVLLKTDVMGNVPLSVFGAHNLLNLEGARHICHTLGIMDEEFYEAIMSFKGASKRLEKVERNDGGILYKDFAHAPSKVKAAVKAFCEQFKNEKKHAFLELHTYSSLNPVFLEQYDHAMDGPEDAIVFYSEDALKIKRMEAISPELIKEKFKNENLKVFTNAEDLHEYWNTLDKTEGVYMMMSSGNFGGLDLTK, encoded by the coding sequence TTGAAAACCCATTTCATTGCCATTGGTGGAAGTGCGATGCATAATTTAGCCATCGCTCTTAAAGACAAAGGATATCAGGTAACCGGATCAGACGATGCTATTTTTGAACCTTCAAGATCAAGACTTGAAAACAAAAATATTCTTCCCGAAGAATTAGGTTGGTTTCCAGAAAAAATAAGTTCGGATATCGATGCTGTTATTTTAGGAATGCACGCCCACAACGATAATCCTGAACTGGCAAAAGCTAAAGAATTAGGTTTAAAAATATATTCTTATCCTGAATTTCTTTACGAACAGGCTAAAAATAAAACCAGAGTTGTCATCGCAGGATCTCACGGCAAAACCACAATAACATCGATGATTTTGCACGTCCTCAATTTTCATCAGAAAGATGTAGATTACATGGTTGGTGCACAACTGGAAGGTTTCGACTGTATGGTGAAACTTACGGAGGATAACGATTTTATGGTTTTGGAAGGTGATGAATACCTTTCTTCTCCTATTGATTTACGTTCAAAATTTTTGTTGTATCAGCCTAATATCGCTTTGCTGAGCGGTATTGCGTGGGATCACATTAATGTTTTTAAAACATTTGATGATTATATCGAGCAGTTCAGAAAATTCGTTGCAAGCATTACGCCTGGCGGTGTTTTGGTTTATAATGAAGAAGATGCCGAAGTCGTAAAAGTAGTGGAAAATGCTGAAAATTATTTCAGAAAAATGCCTTACAGAACTCCTGAATACGAAATCAGCAACGGAAAAGTTCTTTTGAAAACCGATGTGATGGGCAATGTTCCGCTTTCTGTTTTTGGAGCTCACAATCTGTTAAATCTTGAAGGCGCAAGACATATCTGCCACACCTTAGGCATTATGGATGAAGAATTCTATGAAGCGATTATGAGTTTTAAGGGTGCTTCAAAACGTCTGGAGAAAGTAGAAAGAAATGATGGCGGAATTCTTTACAAAGACTTCGCACACGCACCAAGTAAGGTAAAAGCAGCCGTAAAAGCGTTCTGCGAGCAGTTTAAAAATGAAAAAAAACACGCTTTTCTTGAACTTCATACATATTCAAGCCTGAATCCTGTATTTCTGGAACAGTATGATCATGCGATGGATGGACCTGAAGATGCAATAGTATTTTACTCTGAAGACGCTTTGAAAATCAAAAGGATGGAAGCCATTTCTCCTGAATTGATTAAAGAAAAATTTAAAAATGAAAATCTGAAAGTCTTTACCAATGCTGAAGATCTTCATGAATACTGGAATACTTTAGACAAAACCGAAGGTGTATATATGATGATGAGTTCAGGAAATTTCGGCGGACTTGATTTGACGAAGTAA
- a CDS encoding lysophospholipid acyltransferase family protein → MAKKNIFTDAFGTPYFLKRIIIFILGIVSYRRFNGFNKLKISGTEHLVDLPDSNVLFVSNHQTYFADVAAMYHAFCSVNNGYLNTIKNPIYLLNPKIDFYYVAAEETMNKGILPKIFKVAGAVTVKRTWRAEGKNVNRMVDLTEVDNIMKALQNGWVATFPQGTTAAFAQGRRGTAKLVKNQRPIVIPIKINGFRRAFDKKGLRVKVTGVKPTMEFKAPLDIDYDTENSHDILLKIMTAIEQTEDFNVLHTYDEELKAKKSQGNNPLN, encoded by the coding sequence ATGGCCAAAAAAAATATATTTACCGATGCATTCGGAACTCCTTACTTTTTAAAAAGGATTATCATCTTTATTCTCGGTATCGTTTCCTACAGAAGATTTAATGGTTTTAATAAACTAAAAATCTCTGGAACCGAGCATTTGGTAGACCTTCCGGATTCCAACGTACTTTTTGTATCCAACCATCAGACCTATTTTGCTGATGTGGCTGCGATGTATCACGCATTCTGTTCGGTGAACAACGGGTATCTCAATACCATCAAAAACCCGATCTATCTGCTTAACCCAAAAATCGACTTTTATTACGTAGCTGCCGAAGAAACGATGAATAAAGGGATTTTACCTAAAATTTTCAAAGTTGCCGGTGCAGTAACAGTAAAAAGAACCTGGAGAGCTGAAGGAAAAAATGTCAACCGGATGGTAGACCTTACCGAGGTTGACAACATTATGAAAGCTTTACAGAATGGCTGGGTAGCGACATTTCCGCAAGGGACAACAGCAGCTTTTGCTCAGGGACGACGTGGCACTGCCAAACTGGTAAAAAATCAGCGGCCAATTGTAATTCCGATTAAAATTAATGGCTTCAGACGAGCTTTTGATAAGAAAGGACTTCGTGTAAAAGTAACCGGAGTAAAACCAACCATGGAATTTAAAGCACCTTTGGATATTGATTACGACACAGAAAATTCTCACGATATTCTTCTGAAAATTATGACAGCCATTGAGCAGACTGAAGATTTTAATGTACTTCATACCTACGACGAAGAGCTAAAGGCCAAAAAATCACAGGGTAACAATCCTTTAAACTAA
- a CDS encoding NUDIX hydrolase: MKSFGKDLLNKIKKTELSGEDAHGIFSPPSRPVFTYEQVLEKNPKFAAVNIVIYLKHDEWYFPLIQRTENQRDRHSGQISLPGGKREEFDRDFAETAIRETSEEIGLEKPYVRIIREMSPIYIPPSNFYVYPFISYSKRNPEFILQESEAVEVIEFPITSFLNLPDTPELMTLDAAGGKEVPVINFNGYIIWGATAMILSEFSQLLKKM; encoded by the coding sequence ATGAAAAGTTTCGGAAAAGACCTTTTAAATAAAATCAAAAAGACAGAACTGAGCGGTGAAGATGCGCACGGCATTTTTTCGCCTCCATCACGTCCGGTTTTTACTTATGAGCAGGTTTTAGAGAAAAATCCAAAATTTGCCGCTGTCAATATTGTGATCTATCTGAAACATGATGAATGGTACTTCCCACTGATTCAGCGAACTGAAAATCAAAGAGATCGTCACAGCGGACAAATCTCCCTGCCAGGCGGAAAAAGAGAAGAATTTGACAGAGATTTTGCTGAGACAGCCATCCGCGAGACTTCCGAAGAAATTGGTCTCGAAAAGCCTTATGTAAGAATTATCCGTGAAATGTCACCAATCTACATTCCGCCAAGTAATTTTTATGTTTATCCGTTCATTTCGTATTCAAAAAGAAACCCTGAATTTATTCTTCAGGAAAGTGAAGCTGTGGAAGTTATAGAATTTCCCATCACCTCATTTCTGAATCTCCCGGATACACCTGAACTGATGACGCTAGATGCCGCAGGTGGAAAAGAAGTTCCGGTAATCAATTTTAACGGATACATCATTTGGGGTGCAACCGCAATGATATTGAGCGAATTCAGCCAATTACTTAAAAAAATGTAA
- a CDS encoding beta strand repeat-containing protein: protein MKKLIFSAIALSGASLFYAQGTNNNNSVTQSGGGGNQSNVNQMGSSEKNVTNQSGNNNQSLVIQRHMLNETSTTQTGDNNRASSVQGGTSNWSNKSYVTQIQNGNSNEMNSIQTETYMTVINQTQTGGNGNIANATQAKAPRMNIDQVQTGSSNAAYAHQTGADPLAASSSANNSKINQKQNGVGNVTQTNQNGFDNGSNQTQDGVGNQAFTNQEYYHNRATQLQEGDGNVVSSRQEGMAFQNTSDQKQDGNFNNGVSYQEGYLNVANQTQTGDRNYANAYQYNNGHKSTQTQSGDDNVENGLQYGNGNTLTQGQTGNANNAYTYQSGTSNIASSTQNVNNNASNQRQVGSTNRATSSQSGLRNQGTQNQTGDNNIIFAIQTGNDNVQNQVQTGNNNVGYGFNGVEQYGSNNTSSQSQVGNSNIRLHVIQDGNGNAAIQNQSGNQNDSDAHTYGSNNKTTQIINGNSNFEGIYQNGNSSEGTQSQTGNGNSAYLSQIGDSHKSVSTQNSSNNISNTYQYGGNGSQAYTTQAGGTGNNSMIEQNGSFNWTSVNQLGLTNTSNNTQNGSYNQATISQNGTSNVHMGMQSGTGNVIVATQH from the coding sequence ATGAAAAAATTAATCTTTAGTGCAATAGCACTTTCTGGAGCATCACTATTTTATGCTCAAGGAACTAACAATAACAATAGTGTGACGCAATCAGGAGGCGGCGGCAATCAGTCTAATGTAAACCAAATGGGGTCATCTGAAAAAAATGTAACAAACCAGAGCGGTAATAATAACCAATCTTTAGTAATACAGAGACACATGCTGAACGAAACGTCAACTACACAAACCGGAGACAATAACCGAGCCAGTTCTGTTCAGGGAGGTACTTCTAACTGGTCAAACAAAAGTTATGTAACACAGATACAAAACGGGAACAGTAACGAAATGAATTCGATACAGACAGAAACTTATATGACTGTAATTAATCAGACGCAAACTGGTGGTAATGGTAATATTGCAAATGCAACTCAGGCGAAAGCACCAAGGATGAATATCGATCAGGTACAGACAGGCTCAAGCAACGCAGCTTATGCACATCAGACAGGAGCAGATCCCCTTGCGGCTAGTTCAAGTGCAAATAACAGTAAAATCAATCAAAAACAAAACGGTGTTGGTAACGTAACTCAGACTAACCAAAATGGTTTTGATAATGGATCTAATCAAACTCAAGATGGAGTTGGTAACCAGGCATTTACTAACCAAGAGTATTACCATAACAGAGCAACACAATTGCAGGAAGGTGATGGTAACGTTGTAAGTTCACGTCAGGAAGGGATGGCTTTTCAAAATACTTCAGATCAAAAGCAGGATGGTAATTTTAACAATGGAGTTTCTTATCAGGAAGGCTATTTAAACGTTGCAAATCAGACTCAAACTGGTGATCGTAACTATGCTAATGCATATCAATATAACAATGGTCATAAATCTACTCAAACTCAAAGTGGAGATGATAACGTTGAAAACGGACTTCAATACGGTAATGGTAATACTTTAACGCAAGGTCAAACTGGCAACGCAAACAACGCATATACTTACCAAAGTGGTACCAGTAACATTGCAAGTTCAACTCAAAATGTTAATAATAACGCTTCCAACCAAAGACAGGTTGGCAGTACCAACAGAGCTACTTCAAGTCAAAGTGGTCTGAGAAATCAGGGAACTCAAAATCAAACTGGCGACAACAATATTATTTTTGCAATCCAGACTGGTAATGATAACGTTCAGAATCAAGTACAAACTGGTAACAATAATGTTGGATACGGATTTAATGGAGTAGAGCAATATGGCAGCAATAACACGTCTTCTCAATCTCAGGTAGGAAATAGTAATATTAGATTACATGTTATTCAAGATGGAAATGGAAACGCAGCAATCCAGAACCAAAGCGGAAACCAGAATGATTCTGATGCTCATACTTATGGAAGCAATAACAAAACTACACAGATTATAAACGGTAATTCAAACTTTGAAGGTATTTATCAAAATGGTAACAGCAGTGAAGGTACTCAAAGTCAGACAGGAAACGGCAACAGTGCTTATCTGTCACAGATTGGCGACTCACACAAATCTGTGTCGACTCAAAACAGCAGTAACAACATTTCTAATACATACCAGTACGGAGGAAACGGAAGCCAGGCTTATACAACTCAGGCAGGAGGAACCGGAAACAACTCCATGATTGAGCAAAATGGATCGTTTAACTGGACTTCTGTAAACCAATTGGGTCTTACCAATACTTCAAACAACACACAGAACGGCAGCTATAACCAAGCTACAATATCGCAAAATGGTACATCAAACGTACACATGGGTATGCAGTCTGGTACAGGCAACGTGATTGTTGCAACACAGCATTAA